One window from the genome of Rufibacter tibetensis encodes:
- a CDS encoding DUF4982 domain-containing protein, giving the protein MINRSLVFLLLLVSQVSWAQVRVVTELTDNWKFKKGKNEQAYKVNFNDKGWQKVTVPHDWAIYGPFDKEVDKQVVAIEQNGEKVPSEKTGRTGALPYIGEAWYRNEFTLPNYKKGQKVLIVFEGAMSEPKVFLNGQKVGEWAYGYSYFYFDITNQVQEGKQNTLAVHLSNQGQSSRWYPGAGLYRKVQVIVKNPESIDQWGTFVTTPYISADLAKVNVKTKVAGKNVRMVTQVLDAKGNTVATDSIGKLFGNQFEQNLAVANPQLWSPETPYLYTAVTKLFAGNVLKDEVTTRFGIREISYKPTVGFSLNGKVRKFKGVCLHHDLGPLGAAVNKAALRRQLQILKDMGCDAIRSSHNMPSIEQLELADEMGFMFLAESFDEWAKPKVKNGYNRFFEEYAEKDIVNLVHATRNHPSIVMWSSGNEVPDQWGAEGVKRAKLLQDIFHREDPTRPVTVGMDQVKATMASGFGALLDIPGLNYRVHLYEEAYKAFPQGFILGSETASTVSSRGIYKFPVEKAVEKQYPDFQSSSYDLEYCSWSNLPDDDFVLQDDKPWVIGEFVWTGFDYLGEPTPYDDKWPSRSSYFGINDLAGLPKDRFYLYRSRWNIKEETLHILPHWNWEGREGQTTPVFVYTNYDSAELFVNGKSMGIQKKHAGTPQNRYRLMWMDVKYEPGTVKVVAFGKDGKPVAEREVKTAGKPHKIVLQPDRTEISADGKDLSFVTVSVVDKDGNLCPTATNQLSFNVKGKGNYRAACNGDPTSLEQFHLPTMKLFSGKLVVLVQSTDQVGDIELSVKGKGLQTGQVKLKATR; this is encoded by the coding sequence ATGATAAACAGGAGTTTAGTTTTTTTGCTATTGTTGGTTTCGCAGGTTTCCTGGGCGCAGGTACGGGTGGTTACGGAACTGACAGATAACTGGAAGTTTAAAAAGGGAAAAAATGAGCAGGCTTATAAGGTCAACTTCAATGACAAAGGTTGGCAGAAAGTAACAGTGCCGCATGATTGGGCCATTTATGGTCCTTTTGACAAGGAGGTAGACAAGCAGGTTGTAGCCATTGAGCAGAACGGGGAGAAAGTACCCTCTGAGAAAACCGGCCGTACTGGCGCGCTGCCCTACATAGGAGAAGCCTGGTACCGGAATGAGTTTACCTTGCCTAATTACAAAAAAGGCCAGAAAGTACTGATTGTCTTTGAAGGGGCTATGAGTGAGCCCAAGGTGTTCCTGAACGGGCAGAAAGTGGGGGAGTGGGCCTACGGGTACAGCTACTTCTACTTTGATATCACGAATCAGGTACAGGAAGGAAAGCAAAACACCCTGGCTGTTCACCTGAGCAACCAAGGACAGTCCTCGCGCTGGTACCCGGGGGCGGGCTTGTACCGCAAGGTGCAGGTCATTGTGAAGAACCCCGAAAGCATTGACCAGTGGGGCACGTTTGTCACCACTCCTTATATCTCCGCCGATTTGGCCAAAGTGAACGTCAAAACCAAGGTAGCTGGTAAAAATGTTCGCATGGTTACCCAAGTGCTGGATGCTAAAGGCAATACCGTAGCCACTGACAGTATCGGAAAACTCTTCGGAAACCAATTTGAGCAGAACCTGGCCGTAGCCAACCCTCAACTGTGGAGCCCCGAGACCCCTTACCTGTATACGGCAGTTACCAAACTATTTGCGGGCAATGTGCTCAAAGACGAGGTGACCACCCGCTTCGGGATACGGGAGATCAGCTACAAACCAACCGTTGGGTTCAGCCTGAACGGGAAGGTGCGCAAGTTCAAAGGCGTCTGCCTGCACCATGACCTGGGTCCCTTAGGTGCCGCGGTGAACAAAGCCGCCCTGCGCCGCCAACTGCAGATCCTGAAAGACATGGGCTGCGACGCCATCCGGAGTTCGCACAACATGCCCTCCATAGAGCAATTGGAATTAGCAGATGAGATGGGTTTCATGTTCCTGGCCGAAAGCTTTGATGAATGGGCAAAACCAAAAGTAAAGAATGGCTATAACCGCTTCTTTGAAGAATACGCCGAGAAAGACATCGTGAACCTGGTGCACGCCACTCGCAACCATCCGTCCATTGTGATGTGGAGCTCCGGGAACGAGGTGCCTGACCAATGGGGAGCGGAAGGGGTGAAACGCGCGAAACTGCTACAAGACATCTTCCATCGGGAAGATCCAACCCGTCCGGTGACTGTGGGCATGGACCAGGTGAAAGCTACCATGGCTTCCGGTTTTGGGGCTCTTTTAGACATTCCGGGCCTGAACTACCGGGTGCATTTGTATGAGGAAGCGTACAAAGCCTTCCCGCAAGGGTTCATCCTGGGTTCCGAGACAGCTTCTACCGTGAGCTCCCGTGGTATCTACAAATTCCCGGTAGAGAAGGCAGTAGAGAAGCAGTACCCGGATTTTCAGAGCTCCTCCTATGACTTGGAGTACTGCAGCTGGTCTAACCTGCCAGATGATGACTTCGTGCTGCAGGACGACAAGCCTTGGGTAATTGGGGAGTTTGTGTGGACTGGTTTTGACTATTTGGGCGAGCCTACCCCGTATGACGACAAATGGCCGTCGCGCAGCTCGTACTTTGGGATCAACGATTTGGCTGGTTTGCCGAAAGACCGTTTTTACCTTTACCGCAGTCGCTGGAACATCAAAGAAGAGACACTGCACATTTTACCGCACTGGAACTGGGAGGGCCGGGAAGGGCAGACCACGCCGGTGTTCGTGTACACGAACTATGACAGTGCCGAGCTGTTTGTGAACGGAAAAAGCATGGGCATTCAGAAGAAACACGCCGGCACCCCGCAAAACCGGTACCGCCTCATGTGGATGGACGTGAAGTACGAGCCCGGCACAGTGAAAGTAGTTGCTTTCGGGAAAGACGGCAAGCCCGTAGCGGAAAGGGAAGTGAAGACCGCCGGTAAACCCCACAAGATCGTGCTGCAACCAGACCGGACGGAAATATCTGCTGACGGGAAAGACCTTTCTTTTGTAACTGTGTCGGTGGTAGACAAAGACGGGAACCTTTGCCCAACGGCCACAAACCAGCTTTCCTTTAATGTGAAAGGCAAAGGAAATTATCGGGCGGCTTGTAACGGAGACCCAACCTCGCTGGAGCAGTTCCATTTGCCAACCATGAAGCTGTTCAGCGGAAAACTGGTAGTGCTGGTGCAGTCAACTGATCAAGTGGGGGACATTGAACTGTCCGTGAAAGGGAAGGGCTTGCAGACCGGCCAGGTGAAATTGAAAGCCACCCGCTAA
- a CDS encoding glycoside hydrolase family 53 protein, producing the protein MKKASTCLWLLLIMISCGCSVIQPDMKKSRGFAKGADIGWLQQMEATGYKFYGDNGKEQDCFKILKDHGINTIRLRTWVNPSDDRASGYNSKKETVAMAVRAQKWGMRVMINFHYSDSWAEPGKQKKPAAWEGHDFPQLLKDVYDYTYDVMTDLKKAGVTPEWVQVGNKTPGGMIYPEGSVANWSQLAQLINRGYDAIKAVSPTSKVILHVDQGNNNKRFRTWFDNAQAHGAKYDVIELSYYPYWLTGKPDYTLSIDDLEHNLNDMASRYNKEVMVVEVGGEDTKPQNTYDMLVAVQEKVKAVPNGKGLGVIYWEPQGARSWSKYPLSAWGDDGKPTKAMDAFLVK; encoded by the coding sequence ATGAAGAAAGCATCAACGTGTCTGTGGCTCTTGCTGATCATGATTTCCTGCGGATGCAGTGTGATACAGCCAGATATGAAGAAGAGCAGAGGGTTTGCTAAAGGGGCAGACATTGGCTGGTTGCAGCAGATGGAAGCAACGGGGTACAAGTTCTACGGAGACAATGGCAAGGAGCAGGATTGTTTCAAAATCCTGAAAGACCATGGCATCAACACCATCCGGCTGAGAACCTGGGTGAACCCCTCCGATGATCGGGCCAGCGGGTATAACAGCAAAAAGGAAACCGTGGCCATGGCAGTACGGGCGCAGAAATGGGGCATGCGGGTCATGATCAATTTCCACTACAGTGACAGTTGGGCAGAACCCGGAAAACAGAAGAAGCCTGCCGCCTGGGAAGGCCATGATTTCCCGCAGTTGCTGAAAGATGTCTATGACTACACCTATGATGTGATGACCGACCTGAAGAAAGCCGGAGTCACACCCGAATGGGTGCAGGTGGGGAACAAAACGCCCGGAGGAATGATCTACCCCGAAGGAAGCGTTGCTAACTGGTCGCAACTGGCCCAACTCATAAACCGAGGATATGATGCCATCAAAGCCGTAAGCCCCACCTCTAAAGTTATCCTGCACGTAGACCAGGGCAACAACAATAAGCGGTTTAGAACCTGGTTCGATAACGCACAAGCGCATGGTGCCAAATACGATGTAATCGAGCTATCCTATTATCCTTATTGGTTGACGGGAAAACCAGACTATACCCTTTCCATTGATGATCTGGAACACAACCTGAATGATATGGCTTCCAGGTACAACAAGGAAGTGATGGTGGTAGAGGTAGGCGGAGAAGACACTAAGCCTCAGAACACCTATGACATGCTGGTGGCCGTTCAGGAGAAAGTAAAAGCAGTACCAAACGGCAAAGGGCTGGGCGTAATCTACTGGGAGCCACAAGGAGCCAGAAGTTGGAGCAAGTACCCGCTTAGCGCCTGGGGAGATGATGGCAAGCCCACCAAAGCAATGGATGCCTTTCTGGTCAAATAA
- a CDS encoding GAF domain-containing protein: MDNTFGLPIIPDNEEARLAKLRSLNILGGYQEEGRFKHIAAMASRMFEVPIALINLVDSEVVWTKASAGLDETPAIPRGTSLCSLAVLKDEPTVFENAKSEPCLLANPLVVGEFGLQFYAAAPLKTSDGFNIGALCIVDKEPRTFSQAEQKVLENLASIVMEEIERGKSD, from the coding sequence ATGGACAACACCTTCGGGTTACCAATCATCCCAGACAACGAAGAAGCACGGCTGGCAAAACTGCGCAGCCTAAACATTTTAGGCGGCTACCAAGAGGAAGGCCGTTTTAAACACATTGCCGCTATGGCCAGCCGCATGTTTGAAGTGCCCATAGCATTGATTAACCTGGTGGACAGCGAGGTGGTATGGACAAAAGCGAGTGCAGGCTTGGATGAAACCCCAGCAATACCCAGAGGTACCAGCCTTTGCTCCCTTGCAGTTCTTAAGGATGAGCCTACCGTATTTGAGAACGCCAAGAGTGAGCCTTGCTTACTGGCAAACCCACTGGTAGTTGGGGAGTTTGGCTTACAATTTTATGCCGCCGCACCTCTTAAAACCTCTGACGGGTTCAACATTGGTGCCCTCTGCATCGTGGACAAAGAGCCAAGAACATTCAGTCAGGCAGAGCAGAAAGTTTTAGAAAATCTTGCCTCTATTGTGATGGAGGAGATAGAGAGAGGAAAATCTGATTAA
- a CDS encoding STAS/SEC14 domain-containing protein: MTQEYKNIFGKAFLNVTVDRVNRWVHTDWFGYLTEDNVRTGALAYTEAVRNSGFTCVLNDTSRVVGGWDHSLSWVVNEWSPQAAVAGVEHFALITTPESFAEVTANNFYSSITAFEVQIFDSLGKAQQWLQQYSLRKRILNR, encoded by the coding sequence ATGACACAAGAGTACAAAAACATCTTCGGCAAAGCTTTTTTGAATGTAACAGTTGACCGGGTGAACAGGTGGGTGCACACTGACTGGTTTGGCTACCTAACAGAGGACAATGTGCGGACGGGCGCGCTGGCGTACACGGAGGCCGTGAGGAACTCAGGCTTTACCTGTGTATTGAATGACACCAGCCGTGTGGTTGGGGGTTGGGATCACTCCCTCTCATGGGTGGTGAACGAGTGGAGTCCGCAGGCTGCCGTTGCAGGAGTGGAGCATTTCGCCCTTATTACTACCCCTGAGTCTTTTGCCGAGGTTACGGCTAATAATTTCTATTCTTCCATCACAGCATTTGAGGTACAGATATTTGACAGTTTGGGCAAAGCCCAGCAGTGGCTTCAGCAGTATTCCCTTAGGAAAAGGATCTTGAACAGGTAG
- a CDS encoding YihY/virulence factor BrkB family protein, with protein MSVSQHLGQYRWYRHLIVFLKRLRFGEQQVSVYHVLKVMMDELKMDSLTKRSSYMAFNFTLAIFPTIIFLFTLIPYIPVGHLDRDILTLLGDIMPSEIYVVAADTIEDIVNKPRGGLLSFGFLFALVLSTNGIMSLMDAFDKKYKTFRRRTYLRKRMIATLLTIALALILFLAIGAIFFGTYILDALVFYEIVTESFTYGLIVSVKYVAVVLLFFLATSMIYYYVPAVHDKWPFVSAGSIVATVLIFLVSWLFSLYIGKFDSYNKFYGSIGALIGLMVWLDFVCMSLIVGFEVNISIDALTKRLVKGKV; from the coding sequence ATGAGCGTTTCGCAGCACCTGGGCCAATACCGGTGGTACCGGCATTTGATTGTTTTCCTGAAGCGGTTGCGTTTTGGGGAGCAGCAGGTGTCTGTGTACCATGTGCTCAAGGTGATGATGGACGAGCTGAAAATGGACTCGCTCACTAAGCGCTCCTCGTACATGGCCTTCAACTTTACCCTAGCCATTTTTCCTACTATTATCTTTTTGTTCACGCTCATACCTTACATTCCGGTAGGGCACCTGGACCGTGATATCTTAACCTTGCTAGGAGACATCATGCCGTCTGAAATCTACGTGGTTGCCGCAGATACCATTGAAGACATCGTGAACAAACCTAGGGGAGGCTTGCTATCCTTCGGTTTTCTTTTTGCTCTGGTGCTGTCCACCAACGGCATCATGAGCCTCATGGATGCCTTTGACAAGAAATACAAAACCTTCCGCCGGCGTACGTACCTCCGCAAGCGGATGATTGCCACCCTGCTGACCATTGCTCTGGCGTTGATCTTGTTTCTGGCCATTGGCGCTATCTTCTTCGGGACGTACATTCTGGATGCACTGGTGTTCTATGAGATTGTGACGGAGTCGTTTACCTATGGCCTTATTGTCTCGGTGAAATATGTAGCTGTAGTGCTGCTGTTCTTCCTGGCCACCTCCATGATCTATTACTACGTACCGGCGGTGCATGACAAATGGCCATTTGTCTCAGCGGGATCCATTGTAGCTACTGTGCTCATCTTTTTGGTTTCCTGGTTGTTCTCGCTCTACATAGGCAAGTTTGATTCTTACAACAAATTCTACGGTTCTATTGGCGCCCTAATTGGTTTGATGGTCTGGCTCGATTTTGTATGCATGAGCTTGATTGTGGGCTTTGAGGTTAACATCAGCATAGATGCCTTAACCAAGCGTTTGGTGAAAGGAAAGGTGTAG
- a CDS encoding acyl-CoA thioesterase — MFTSEVQIRVRYAETDQMGYVYYGNYGAYYEVARTETFRQLGISYKEMEAEGVMMPVMELRCKYIRPARYDDLLTVKLFLKEKPKGARIKFEYEVYNEAQELLNIGETTMVFVDMKSNRPTAIPRYIHDKIDPHFTA; from the coding sequence TTGTTTACCTCAGAAGTACAGATACGCGTGCGCTACGCCGAAACAGACCAAATGGGTTACGTCTATTATGGAAACTACGGCGCCTATTATGAAGTAGCCCGTACCGAGACGTTCCGGCAGTTGGGCATCAGCTACAAAGAGATGGAGGCCGAAGGCGTAATGATGCCGGTGATGGAACTGCGGTGCAAATACATCAGGCCGGCGCGGTACGATGATCTGCTCACCGTAAAGCTTTTCCTGAAAGAGAAGCCCAAAGGCGCCCGCATCAAGTTTGAGTACGAAGTGTACAATGAAGCCCAGGAACTTCTGAACATAGGGGAAACCACCATGGTATTTGTAGACATGAAAAGCAACCGGCCCACGGCTATTCCCCGGTACATCCATGACAAAATAGATCCTCATTTTACGGCATGA
- a CDS encoding DUF6624 domain-containing protein: MRKAVSLLLLSWCSIMAGCGQTEQKAPVPVPYDVLSAELEKIHDVDQSVRQGFNDVKEEDRNAFFLKMRQVDSVNQLQVQKILQQYGWLPKSKIGKKASDGLFLVVQHAPSAVIEKYLPELQEMAQKGEASRTSAAMMEDRLLMFQGKKQMYGTQATSMNREDGSNGIWPIADSKNVNARRKAVGFRETVEEYAVLLNATYNPTEELLHAGRMIQ; the protein is encoded by the coding sequence ATGAGAAAAGCTGTCTCTTTACTTCTGCTTTCCTGGTGTTCTATTATGGCTGGGTGCGGACAAACTGAACAGAAAGCACCTGTGCCAGTTCCGTATGATGTTTTAAGTGCAGAGTTAGAGAAAATCCATGATGTGGACCAGTCTGTCCGCCAAGGATTTAATGATGTGAAGGAAGAGGATAGAAATGCTTTTTTTCTGAAAATGAGGCAGGTAGATTCGGTGAATCAGCTTCAGGTACAGAAAATTTTGCAGCAGTACGGTTGGCTGCCCAAAAGCAAGATAGGGAAGAAGGCATCTGACGGCTTGTTTTTAGTGGTACAGCACGCACCTTCTGCCGTGATAGAAAAGTACCTGCCAGAATTGCAGGAGATGGCACAGAAAGGAGAAGCAAGCAGAACGTCGGCAGCTATGATGGAAGACCGTTTGCTTATGTTTCAAGGCAAAAAGCAAATGTACGGTACGCAGGCAACTTCCATGAACCGGGAAGATGGTTCCAACGGCATCTGGCCAATAGCCGACAGCAAAAACGTGAACGCCCGCAGAAAAGCAGTCGGCTTCCGGGAAACTGTTGAGGAGTATGCTGTGCTGCTGAATGCCACGTATAACCCTACAGAAGAACTGCTGCATGCGGGCCGCATGATTCAGTAA
- the mltG gene encoding endolytic transglycosylase MltG, giving the protein MSEQNIPAKRGPRGPRKPYKTSKWTYVLVVLMFLFVCFSYYAYQIVYTANVEVKGEPVYVLIPRGATYEQAMDSIDSKKVIIDRLSFRFMAKLMDYPELVKPGRYELKNGETNYRLVAKLRSGDQDPVKLTYTNVRLKKDLAQKLSTFIDSSPAEIDSLLNSPSYTQKLGFDTTTILTMFIPNTYEMYWTTSAPEMMERMKKEYDSFWTQERKAKAKDVGLSQKEVSILASIVQAEQSVHADERPRIAGVYLNRLERNMPLQADPTVVYATGDFTIRRVLNVHLRTPSPYNTYLNKGLPPGPINLPSITSINAVLNPESHEYLYFCAKEDFSGYHAFAVTEAEHRRNAQRFHAAMNQRNIMR; this is encoded by the coding sequence ATGTCAGAACAAAACATACCTGCCAAACGCGGCCCCAGAGGACCGCGCAAGCCCTACAAGACTAGCAAATGGACCTATGTCCTGGTGGTGCTGATGTTCCTGTTTGTGTGCTTCTCTTACTACGCTTACCAGATTGTCTACACTGCTAATGTGGAAGTCAAAGGCGAACCGGTGTACGTGCTTATCCCGCGAGGAGCTACCTATGAGCAGGCCATGGACTCTATAGACTCTAAAAAGGTGATCATAGACCGCCTCTCGTTCCGGTTTATGGCCAAGTTGATGGACTACCCCGAACTGGTGAAACCAGGCCGTTACGAACTGAAAAACGGCGAAACCAACTACCGCTTGGTGGCCAAACTTCGGTCCGGCGACCAGGACCCCGTGAAGTTGACGTACACCAACGTGCGCCTCAAAAAAGATTTGGCCCAGAAGCTCAGCACTTTCATTGATTCTTCTCCCGCTGAGATTGATTCGCTGCTCAACAGCCCTTCTTACACCCAGAAACTGGGCTTTGACACTACTACCATTCTCACCATGTTCATCCCGAACACTTATGAGATGTACTGGACCACCTCGGCCCCGGAGATGATGGAGCGCATGAAAAAAGAATACGACAGCTTCTGGACCCAGGAGCGTAAAGCCAAAGCCAAGGATGTAGGATTGTCGCAGAAAGAAGTGTCCATTTTGGCGTCCATTGTGCAGGCGGAACAGTCCGTGCACGCAGATGAGCGGCCCCGCATTGCGGGCGTTTACCTGAACCGCCTGGAGCGCAACATGCCCCTTCAAGCCGATCCAACCGTGGTATACGCCACCGGCGATTTCACCATCCGGCGCGTACTCAACGTGCACCTGAGAACGCCATCGCCGTACAATACTTACCTGAATAAGGGTTTACCTCCGGGGCCCATCAACTTGCCGTCTATCACGTCTATCAACGCCGTCCTGAACCCAGAAAGCCATGAGTACCTGTATTTCTGCGCGAAGGAAGATTTCTCTGGATACCACGCGTTTGCCGTCACGGAGGCTGAGCACCGCCGGAACGCCCAACGTTTCCATGCGGCCATGAACCAACGAAACATCATGCGATAG
- a CDS encoding L-threonylcarbamoyladenylate synthase, with protein sequence MAQATLLKIHPDNPQQKAIAQAVEILRKGGLVIYPTDTIYGLGCDLHNARAVERLCQIRGLNPAKAHLSFICHDLTHISDYARISTQTYKVMKKALPGPFTFVLEASSKVPKLGGKRKDTVGIRIPDNNIPLSLVRELGNPIVTTSIHDEDEVVEYTTDPELIYEKYRNLVDLVIDGGFGNNVASTVVNCENDEYEIIRAGAGDIEQFI encoded by the coding sequence ATGGCACAGGCTACTCTACTCAAGATTCACCCAGACAACCCCCAACAAAAAGCTATTGCGCAGGCAGTGGAGATTCTACGAAAAGGCGGGTTGGTGATTTATCCTACTGACACTATTTATGGATTGGGGTGTGACCTGCACAATGCGCGCGCCGTGGAGCGGCTCTGCCAAATCAGGGGTTTGAACCCGGCGAAAGCGCATTTGTCTTTCATATGCCATGACCTTACCCATATTTCTGATTACGCCAGAATCTCTACCCAAACCTACAAAGTTATGAAGAAGGCCTTGCCGGGTCCGTTCACGTTCGTGCTGGAGGCGAGCAGCAAAGTGCCTAAGTTGGGTGGCAAGCGGAAAGACACCGTGGGAATCAGGATTCCGGATAACAACATTCCTTTATCGCTGGTACGCGAGTTGGGCAACCCCATTGTGACTACGTCTATCCATGACGAGGACGAGGTAGTGGAATACACCACTGACCCGGAACTGATCTACGAGAAATACCGCAACCTGGTAGACCTGGTCATTGACGGAGGGTTCGGGAATAACGTGGCCTCCACGGTGGTCAACTGCGAAAACGACGAATATGAAATCATCCGGGCCGGCGCAGGTGATATTGAGCAATTCATCTAG
- a CDS encoding SusD/RagB family nutrient-binding outer membrane lipoprotein, translating into MKRFIRVSKIMLLAVGLAVVSSCDDFLDVNTNPNNLPTSGVQYILPGAELGVGFVMGNTVQLVSSLWMQQMAGTGTQSDPYDRYNIGPADLNNEWNAIYANLLDDLRQVRVQGREEGNFVHAGMAGVLEAYVWTVTTDLWGDVPFSQALTFDAAPNPNYDPQQEVYASIITMLNEAITDLGKTNVIAASEGDLIYGGVVDKWIRVANSIKLKIYLQSRKKDAATATARINELIAQNRLITSNADNFNVPFFSSSGAQNPLYMYNHLTRPNDMIVSTRFLDSMQVLNDPRLPTIITQTGGNYVSYDNGLHTVLNFAAANRSRWGLYIVGRGQTAANGTVNVAVANDQAPMRLITAYMVNYWLAEAALTLGTTGNPTTLYRQALGTNFSDISTFLGPTYTPANFSANATTYINSRVATFTANPTTEGKLNVLIRDKWVSSAGNAYEAYNDYRRTGYPRLVLPQNALAGVNRIPTRWPYVQNEIQANKENVPLRDYPAGFLVPVWWMQ; encoded by the coding sequence ATGAAAAGATTTATAAGAGTTTCAAAGATCATGCTGTTGGCAGTAGGGTTGGCGGTGGTGAGTTCCTGTGATGATTTCCTGGATGTAAACACCAACCCCAACAACTTGCCTACTTCTGGCGTGCAGTACATCTTGCCGGGAGCCGAGCTGGGAGTAGGATTTGTGATGGGCAACACCGTTCAGTTGGTAAGTTCTCTCTGGATGCAGCAGATGGCGGGCACAGGTACCCAGTCAGACCCATATGACCGCTACAACATTGGCCCTGCTGACCTGAACAATGAATGGAACGCCATTTATGCGAATCTTCTGGATGATTTACGCCAGGTGAGGGTGCAGGGCAGAGAAGAAGGCAACTTCGTGCATGCGGGCATGGCGGGTGTTCTGGAAGCATATGTCTGGACGGTGACCACAGATTTATGGGGAGATGTGCCCTTCTCGCAGGCGCTTACCTTTGACGCAGCACCCAATCCAAACTATGATCCGCAGCAGGAGGTTTATGCCAGCATCATCACTATGCTGAATGAAGCCATTACTGACCTTGGCAAGACGAATGTGATAGCTGCTTCAGAAGGAGATCTTATTTATGGAGGGGTGGTGGATAAATGGATTAGAGTAGCCAACTCCATCAAGCTTAAAATCTATCTCCAGAGCCGGAAAAAAGACGCCGCTACTGCTACTGCCCGAATCAATGAACTGATTGCCCAAAACAGACTCATTACCTCCAACGCAGATAACTTCAACGTGCCGTTCTTTTCTTCATCAGGGGCGCAGAATCCTTTGTACATGTACAATCATTTAACCCGCCCCAACGACATGATTGTGAGTACGAGGTTCCTCGATTCCATGCAGGTGCTGAATGATCCTCGTTTACCCACGATCATCACCCAAACCGGCGGGAACTATGTAAGCTATGATAATGGACTGCATACGGTGCTGAACTTCGCTGCTGCTAACCGTTCTCGTTGGGGTTTGTACATAGTGGGCAGGGGACAAACGGCTGCTAACGGAACGGTTAACGTGGCAGTAGCCAATGATCAGGCACCTATGCGCCTTATTACCGCTTACATGGTCAACTATTGGCTAGCCGAGGCGGCCCTTACCCTGGGCACCACCGGCAACCCCACCACCCTGTATCGGCAGGCGCTGGGAACTAATTTCAGTGATATCTCCACTTTCCTGGGCCCCACCTATACTCCGGCCAACTTCAGTGCGAATGCCACTACCTACATCAACTCTAGGGTGGCGACCTTTACGGCAAACCCCACCACTGAAGGGAAGCTGAACGTGCTCATTCGGGACAAATGGGTGTCTTCTGCCGGAAACGCCTATGAAGCCTATAATGATTACCGCCGCACGGGCTACCCAAGGTTAGTCTTGCCACAGAATGCTTTGGCAGGGGTGAACCGAATTCCAACCAGATGGCCATATGTGCAAAATGAAATCCAGGCAAACAAGGAGAATGTGCCTCTCAGAGACTATCCAGCGGGCTTCCTGGTGCCAGTATGGTGGATGCAGTAA